A stretch of Paenibacillus mucilaginosus 3016 DNA encodes these proteins:
- a CDS encoding DUF2262 domain-containing protein, protein MGKGKEKEIQEFNARFDEEIVEIAGVTEACGVGAGKGMGQVMWNPSINLIAWKRIGEDEPLIRDRTRLEWLVSNSELSKAKDVLQANSLVRLRVRIGEKSLMFIEVLDPSYQDKELNVVLEESFKPVFYHDEMLGQFELDKSIDLFEKEVQFDGERVELHFEWQSDENQMKLALQTAYSLFGDQEGWNKRLKAYAADELLDLANDWLEQEDEPQYEEITEEIFINSIKIWTISVYPEGRFTVYYSDGDLFWGHSICVNGNISGEFESAHI, encoded by the coding sequence ATGGGAAAAGGAAAAGAAAAAGAAATACAGGAATTCAATGCACGTTTTGATGAAGAGATTGTTGAGATTGCAGGCGTGACAGAAGCTTGCGGAGTCGGAGCTGGTAAGGGAATGGGTCAAGTCATGTGGAACCCGTCCATTAATTTAATTGCGTGGAAACGGATAGGGGAAGATGAACCACTTATACGTGATAGAACACGCTTGGAATGGCTTGTAAGCAATAGTGAACTGTCAAAAGCAAAAGATGTCCTTCAAGCCAACAGTCTGGTAAGGCTGAGAGTCCGAATTGGAGAAAAATCTCTTATGTTTATCGAAGTTCTTGATCCGTCATACCAAGATAAAGAACTGAATGTGGTATTAGAGGAATCCTTCAAACCCGTTTTCTATCATGATGAGATGTTAGGTCAATTTGAATTGGACAAGTCGATTGATTTATTTGAAAAAGAAGTTCAATTCGATGGAGAAAGAGTAGAACTCCACTTTGAGTGGCAATCGGATGAGAACCAAATGAAGTTGGCACTTCAAACAGCCTATTCGTTGTTTGGTGATCAGGAAGGGTGGAACAAGAGATTAAAAGCCTATGCGGCAGATGAATTGCTCGATTTGGCAAATGATTGGTTAGAGCAAGAAGATGAGCCTCAGTACGAAGAAATAACGGAAGAGATATTCATCAACTCGATTAAAATCTGGACAATCTCTGTCTATCCAGAGGGCAGGTTCACTGTTTATTATTCAGACGGAGACTT